In Zingiber officinale cultivar Zhangliang chromosome 9B, Zo_v1.1, whole genome shotgun sequence, the genomic window tttcgcgttctgatgcggtcctactcggttcagttcttcccttgttagtccgcattgtagcgtgttgattgccttgttctccgTCGATGCTTTCTTCTTTATGTCCAAAGTCCATTGTTCTAGATCAAgtagatttccggagttgtcaactggtggtttgtaggcttttgtgatgctaagccattggtcgaagtctgtcttaaggtagacttccatccttttcttccagtacggaaaatcatccccgttgaataggggaggatgtACCGTATTGAAACCTTCGATCTGAGACATGATGACCCTGCACACAATAACGCAACGACaaacaaaatcccaagacttggtcttggattagtagtgcgggaagaattaagaataaaaaggaactaaattggtgttgcaccaatttagatttaattgcaacgaaattttttttcaaaaaggtaataataccaattTGGAATGATGCTAAAAATTGAAAGCCGAAAACGAATAGAAGGAAAGTTTCACCCCCTtatgtgattggtggttgcaccaaatcaaagcggtacatgctctgataccacttgttggatcgtgaaagtcgatagagggggagggggggggggggggtgaatatcgatttaaaacttTTCAGAAAAAGTACGCAGCGAAAAGTATGAAAatgaaacaatgctaacacgagaaccttttatttggttcggagcctttggcgactcctactcctaggcccgcacacaagggtactttcgatgggcaatccactagcaattcgaatattgattacaaattaaagtacaagaatgctaatAAAAAAACCAATaataataccgacaaaaaggaaaaagagaacAACGCATAgtcggagtagcttcgcagcgtcgcaggagcacaagagagcagtctgtcagttgttgttggagcttcaaccttgaccctccttatataggagattCGAGGCGCCTGAaaccttcagggcgccttgaCCATGATGTAGCCGATCCAACCAGTGAACTCCATGTGGCACAGCGACGTTGGGGATAAGTTTTCACCTCCGGGtgcccgggtacctcccgggtgcccggaccttgatttccagcagctttcttcctgcaagaaaacgttagtctgaggcacacttatatctcctgcaaaaaagattattagcacaattataataaataGAAATAGTGTTAATTacattccgtctctccgagaccggaatctagtcaagatctcgacttagagttccaaaatggttctaagtcggatcgacgcctaagttcccttcccgggaacgcgtcatcacagtcactcccctccagtgacttacctttacttacttgccaaacctcaggtcagcccttcgacccatctggacttcttgccagctatccggtcaactcgttgacctagttggacttcgtgccaaacgtccagtcagcccatcgacccatttggacttcgtgccagctatccggtcgacccgtcgacctagctgggcttcgtgccagacatcaggtcaggcCATCgatctgtctggacttttcctgcaactcggtcagagtgttagatcaacaacaaaattaacttaacctattttgtcattcatcaaaacctgggttagacagTACTAATCGCACCAACAGATTCACTACAGTTACATTGCACAAGAAGATTTGGAGTTGCTGATAGCAGTCCGAGTGTAAAAGTTAGTGCAATAGTAGCAACAATAAGCAGTAGCTGGAGGTCCTTTGCTATGCGATCCAGCTACATCGATGACGAACCCTCACACCGAACGAGGGACCTGAGTAGAAGGCACAATTGGGTTCCAGTCAGTCCCTCCTCCACCTacggtgtaacacccacgaaattataagataagtatatggatagtattttctttagagcatgaaagtaagaggaatcaaaaagaaataatagaaataaaaagaaggagaggttgaggtttgaaccttgaatctcccacaaatgatagagttaaattagtgtgAAGTAatcactagaataatgaataatatttggataggaaggaatgaaaaatttagttaaaggtgaggagaaaataaaagaaaactaagaaaaagagcaagagaaaaccaagtggcttacctcctcttcctcttggttaagagaagaagcaagcaaaaggtgaattgccttcctctcctctctcccttctcattttcgtgggaattaaagagaagttaaagggggggatgaatggggacaagaatccttcccatgatgaataaaaaggattagaggagaaaagagaaagggaaattctaaatcttcttcttcctcatcctctttctcttctccaccgagaactagagctctcctccctcatctccaaaagccaagtttaggttttctctctaagggaaaacaaatactagcaaggagtctcaaggtctacctcatacaagaagaagaaaaacaaaaagggaaactaggaagagaaacttctcctccctcctcacaagggtaccacttccttaaggatcaacaagTGAAAACtaggtaagtttcccctcacctgtggtacaatagctcatgtggttttcatgaagatagatttcttaaaaacctagggttgcttcatggaaatttcggccaagacaaaaagaaggatctaaggaattttaagacctaactagatatgctcattatatttcttgtgacatgtatcttatggtaggaggttaacctaatgtttctatgctagaatgtttagttagaacttagattcatgatcctagactctcggccaagcatgaacaaaagaactaggtaagcttaagactcaaactaaacatgctcccttgttcttatgatatgtgctctatgataatggtgttgttaacattttctcactacaagaaaaatggtCTATTAGGACATTTTCTTTATGACACTTATTATAAAATGTCATTATAAACCCTTTATAAcgatatttattaaaattaattaattttaaaaatataatatttgattagATATTCTATCTTGACACATTTTATAAATGCcatcataaataataaatatattaatctaACTTATACCATGTAGTGTTTAACCTAGATAAGATTAACTTTTCGCAAACGCCCGTGCCCCGTCTCCACAACCACCGCCGCTGGCCTTGACTTTTCCCAAACGTGTGTGCCCCATCTCCACCACCGCTTCTCCTCGATTGTCTCCGCCGCTACACCTCGATCGTCTCTGTCGCTGCGCCTCGATCGTCTTTATTGTGCCCCATCTCTGTCGTTGTTGCGCCCCATCTTTATCCATTCGCCGCCATGGGTATATTTGTTTATCTCTACTGTCCTTAAttattttttgttctttttttttgtttcatcTTTCATTTGTTTGGTATGACTTTTTGCAGCCAAGATCAAGATCGGCATCAATGGTAGGCTTTCTTTTTTGTTTCACAGGAGTGTCTTTTTAATTACTTACTGTTGATTTTGGTTTCTGTTGGGTTTATCTTTTGTTTTGTTGGCTCGCTATAGGTTTTGGTAGGATTGGGCGATTGGTCGCCAGAGTCGCACTCCAAAGTGAGGATGTGGAACTCGTTGCCGTCAATGATCCATTCATTACCACCGATTACATGGTACTCTTTAGCGTGTCGATCTACCTATGCGGTTACTTTTTTATGCTTTCTTTTGGCTTTACTAGTCTGATTTGTATATTTATTGTGCTTTGTTCATTTATCTTCCatcaaaatatattatttagAAGTGGATGGTCGCTACATATATAGATCCAAACTGCAGATCCTATGGATTAGattttttatgcttttagtttATACTATGTTTCTTTAGCTGTATCTTAGATCTGGCTTTCTAACTCGGATACATTTGTAGACATACATGTTTAAATATGATACTGTACATGGGCAATGGAAGCATCACGAGATAAAAGTGAAGGATTCCAAGACCCTTCTTTTGGGAGAGAAAGAGGTTACTGTCTTTGGCATCAGGTGTTTAAAATGCTATTGTCTGTTCTAAAAGAAGTAGCTGTTGTCACTGAATTTTTTGTTGGTGTTATTTATTGAGATTGTGGTTGTGTTTAGGAATCCTGAGGAGATTCCTTGGGGTGAGACTGGAGCTGACTTCGTTGTGGAATCTACTGGTGTCTTTACAGACAAGGACAAGGCTGCTGCTCACTTGAAGGTAGTTGATGATACCATATGCCAAGTTGCTTTATGATTCTGGAATCTATAACTGATGAAGACTAATCTGAGTTTGCTTTGGAATGAGTGAGATCAATTTGATTGAATGAGGAAGAGTTTATGCTGTTCATGTTTAAGGTAAGCAATTTCCTGCCAATAATGTTCAATTTTTTTACTAGTATTTCTCAAATACCTTCATTCTACTCCATGTTATCTAGCCTCATTTTTGCACACATACATAATTATATTTAGATTTTCCTAGCATTACACAATTGGTGGGATAACATACCTGCCTACTGACTACCCGTGACAAGAAAATTGTCTAATGCTTTGATCTTTTGATATGAATTGAATGGATGGAATTGTATtggtttttcaaaaatgattaagGTGATGTCGAAGAATTGATCGGCCTCTATTTAGCATTTTGAAGCATATATGTTCATGTTTTTTTTAACTAGccatttttttaactttttattggAATTGTGATGGATAAAGGTTGATTTGAGGATGCACTTGGAGGATTAATAGCTTGGCCTTGTCATCTGGTATGATATACAATATTTTAATTGACTACTATTTATTGTATATGCTCGTCATGTTGGTGTCTTTTTAAACTAATATCAATTATATTTGCAGTTGATAGTTAATAGTTAACGAAGAAGACTTCTACTAGATGCATTTGAGTTTTGTGGCATAATAGCAAGATTTTTCATCTTTGCAACTTCGAAAGACATGAGGTTAGATTTTTAGTTTTGTTGATGTGTGctgtctttttatttttctttagttTCTAGTTTCTCTATCGCTATTATGTGTATATTTGACCTTATTTGTGGCACTTTCTTAGAACTACAATGTTTCAAaagttttccttatttttatttttctttttaatatGAATGGAAGAGTGAGGAAAGGATGTGTGACTTCTACTGCACTAGAGAGATTCTTTGgttaataaatttatagaaagttGTATTTTTATGCTAGGCTTTAACATTCAAGAACAATAGCTAGCAATCCCTTCTAATTTATATTGGTTTCATATTTCTTTCCAATATGTTATGATTTCACAATGTAGAGCTTTCCCAGTTTATCATTTGGTATGATATTCActagtttgaattaaatttaatcaCTTTATTTTAtgctactttattttttttatttacacaaatatatgaaattttattgtaGGTGACTAGAATATGTGATAGTTGAAGAATGAAGATGCTCCACAACACTTTCTTGAAGAATGAAGATGTTTGGTTATGTTTTGCTTCacgagatttatttttttttagtttttataaaCTAAATACATTAGATACATTTGTtggtgtatatatattttttgaggtGACAAGTTTGTCAACACATTAATGATTACAAAATTAATGATAATTATTGATTAACAATTTGATttctagtttaaaatttttatttatatttatgttaatttattATGTGTGAATAGTATATTATGAAGATATTGAAAATAGACGACGTATTTCATAATATATGATATTTTTTGATGTTCTTATAGACCAGTATAGATTGACATTTGTAAATGTCACTATAAATTACATAATGAGGCATTTTAAATTAACCTTATAAACTATCATTAGTGACATTTTTTATTGTCACTACAAATAAAATACAAAACACTTATAGTTGTcataagaaatgattttaaagggcATATAAATTCATCATCATTATTATAATAACAAGGCATGTATGAGTGTCATTACAAACTTTATAGTGACACTTTTTTGTCATTATAACAATTATTCATGATATTAGTGGTGTGATTATTTTTATGCTATAATGACACTAGGAAATGTCATAATGCTTTAGACGACATCACTATAGAGGACATTTTTACTTAATATCACTATATCAAAAGTGTCGGTATAAGTAGTATATGAGGACACTTTCAAATGCCATTAAAAGCATATATTATTGTAGTGTCTCCTACTTGTATGCTGATTTGAAActtcattttcatgctcatgaacattcggccatggtagaactaagggcctaggagagctttaaacctaaaactaagcatgccatgatttccctaggataagatatgaagctaatatgatatgcccatgattatatgttgatttgaactctatttcatgcttatgaagattcggccatgttaagatttgaggcctaggaaagtttaaaacaagtctaagatgctcatgaccttcttgatgaaatgatatgaaactaacttgatgttcttatgcttgtttgttgcatagaaatttggttacatgctctataactttcggccacacaaggttttaagacctaggatgcttagaacttaaactaagtttgctcatgttgttccttgtaataaatgccatgaaatttgtgtagggtttccatgcttttatgtcacatgaaaaccagtctatgtcttacatgtttcggccaccattattttaagggcctaggaaacttagaacccaacttagatatgctcatgatgtttcttgtaataaatgctatgaaatttgtttatggtttccatgctcttatgccactagaaacctagtttccatgcttaacaagtttcggccaccttagattaaagggcttaggaagtttggaacttaaactaaatgtgcttatgatgttccccatgatatgtgttatgatattggtttaaggttcaacactttcatgctacttgtaacctagaatcatgcttgctagggttcggccatgataaggttaaaagcttagagaacttagaacccaaactaagcatgctcaagttgttccttatgatatatgatatgacattagtttagggtttacatggttgcatgttgcttataacctaatttgagGCTTGATGAGTTTCGTCCAtgatataagtaaagacctaggaagcttagaatccaaactaagcatgctcaaggtgttccttatgatataggatatgataatggtttagggttacgttcacatgcttttatgttgcttgctaacctaggctacaactacatgtttcggccactacatgatattagggttagagacctaattatgatttcccatgtgcctctcatgcaatgctttatgatatgataagaatatgtcatgctgctatactcatttatgtatgcttatgacctatgcatgatgatgtgctatgtgcccaaatttatgatatgctatgtgcccaaatttatgatatgctatgtgcccaagttcatgatgtgctgtgtgcccaattatgcatgtgatcatgatgtgctgtgttcccaaattcatgatgtgctgtgtgcccaattatacatgctttatgttatgcctaagagttgcttccctatcagttgggactaggagcactcttcatgatatgaatatgacatgaatgataggttaagaattatgatatatatgacatgctactttacttttaaggcttgtaccaagggtgggctccataagcgccccggggtcgatggactaagaaacgggcctcattagggatgagctcctaagtgccccttggtcgatggactaagaaacgggcctagtatgtatgccttgtagggttcaagacttgctatcttggacctacataggacgcgcgcatttatatatgtggtacaagccggggccccccttatgttgagattatgtttaagtatgtatattataagttttcaaaagacatgttgcatatgttttcatgatacatgtttagaaattcaccttgcatataccttatgattatgccatgatatttatgatgatgttatgatatgtcagggtgcatttgatgatcatgttatgttatgccatgataccttacgattatgttacgatatgccatgatatgctgcatgatatgatgaatttgtctccatgcgttatgtcttgtgattttgatatgctatacggttttttgtgagtaggaaaggaacttactgagccatgagtgctcacagcatATCATGGTATATTCTTGTAGTGtctcctacttgtatgttgatttgaaacttcattttcatgctcatgaacattcggccatggtagaactaagggcctaggagagctttaaacctaaaactaagcatgccatgatttccctaggataagatatgaagctaatatgatatgcccatgattatatgttgatttgaactctatttcatgcttatgaagattcggccatgttaagatttgaggcctaggaaagtttaaaacaagtctaagatgctcatgaccttcttgatgaaatgatatgaaactaacttgatgttcttatgcttgtttgttgcatagaaatttggctacatgctctataactttcggccacacaaggttttaagacctaggatgcttagaacttaaactaagtttgctcatgttgttccttgtaataaatgccatgaaatttgtgtagggtttccatgcttttatgtcacatgaaaaccagtctatgtcttacatgtttcggccaccattagtttaagggcctaggaaacttagaacccaacttagatatgctcatgatgtttcttgtaataaatgctatgaaatttgtttacggttttcatgctcttatgccactagaaacctagtttccatgcttaacaagtttcggccaccttagattaaagggcttaggaagtttggaacttaaactaaatgtgcttatgatgttccccatgatatgtgttatgatattggtttaaggttcaacactttcatgctacttgtaacctagaatcatgcttgctagggttcggccatgataaggttaaaagcttagagaacttagaacccaaactaaacatgctcaagttgttccttatgatatatgatatgacattagtttagggtttacatggttgcatgttgcttataacctaatttgaggcttgatgagtttcggccatgatataagtaaagacctaggaagcttagaacccaaattaagcatgctcaaggtgttccttatgatataggatatgataatggtttagggttcacatgcttttatgttgcttgctaacctaggctacaactacatgtttcggccactacatgatattagggttagagacctaattatgatttcccatgtgcctctcatgcaatgttttatgatatgataagaatatgccatgctgctatactcatttatgtatgcttatgacctatgcatgatgatgtgctatgtgcccaaatttatgatatgctatgtgcccaagttcatgatgtgctgtgtgcccaattatgcatgtgatcatgatgtgctgtgtgcccaaattcatgatgtgctgtgtgcccaattatacatgctttatgttatgcctaagagttgcttccctatcagttgggactaggagcactcttcatgatatgaatatgacatgaatgataggttaagaattatgatatgtatgacatgctactttacttttaaggcttgtaccaagggtgggctccataaacgccccggggtcgatggactaagaaacgggcctcgttagggatggactcctaagtgcccctaggtcgatggactaagaaacgggcctagtatgtatgccttgtagggttcaagacttgctaccttggacctacataggacgcgcgcatttatgtatgtggtacaggccggggccccccttatgttgagattatgtttaagtatgtatattataagttttcaaaagacatgttgcatatgttttcatgatacatgtttagaaattcaccttgcatataccttatgattatgtcatgatatttatgatgatgttatgatatgtcagggtgcatttgatgatcatgttatgttatgtcatgataccttacgattatgttacaatatgccatgatatgctgcatgatatgatgaatttgtctccatgcgttatgtcttgtgattttgatatgctatatggttttttgtgagtaggaaaggaacttactgagccatgagtgctcacagcttactttcttgtaccatgatatgctgtgagcactcatggctcagtaagttcctagGTCTTttgttaacaacaccattatcatagagcacatatcataagaacaagggagcatgtttagtttgagtcttaagcttacctagttcttttgttcatgcttgaccgagagtctaggatcatgaatctaagttctaactaaacattctagcatagaaacattaggttaacctcctaccataagatacatgtcacaagaaatataatgagcatatctagttaggtcttaaaattccttagatccttctttttgtcttggccgaaatttccatgaagcaaccctaggtttttaagaaatctatcttcatgaaaactacatgagctattgtaccacaggtgaggggaaacttacctaGTTTTCActtgttgatccttaaggaagtggtacccttgtgaggagggaggagaagtttctcttcctagtttccctttttgtttttattcttcttgtatgaggtagatcttgagactccttgctagtatttgttttctcttagagagaaaacctattcttggcttttggagatgagggaggagagctctagttctcggtggagaagagaaagaggatgaggaagaagaagatttagaatttccctttctcttttctcctctaatcctttttattcatcacgggaaggattcttgtccccattcatcccccccCTTTAACTtttctttaattcccacgaaaatgagaagggagagaggagaggaaggcaattcaccttttgcttgcttcttctcttaaccaagaggaagaggaggtaagccacttggttttctcttgctctttttcttagttttcttttattttctcctcacctttaactaaatttttcattccttcctatccaaatattattcattattctagtggttacttcacacttgatcctgtccgaatctccgaaccaagggacgctgggcacgtggcgctctcctagtcgatggcacAGGCCTCCGAAGCTTCGGCGAtcttgcacagaagtcgggccgggaaggggttcccggcgacgaccttccgatgctcaagtcaggtaagtagtggaaaaaggagctcccaagcttgtagaatgcgtacctccggcgaagtctacggTTCTTTATATAGGACGATGAAAAAGCTCCTACACACCTATCGAGGCGCATGCGTatccgcagcccatgcctcggtgtgtgcctgtcagcaaacttacctgacgccatactgcaacagtcccattgcgccttcgatgggacaacaagacaccccgttgtcagactaggagtacggcttagtcatgtgacttgacggctatcaggagatgttcctgttctcctttaccgccggccgggacgtacgtccggccggctggatggAGAACATCGTCCGGGCGGCCTTCATCCCCTGCTCCGGCCGGACGGCACGCCCCTCACATCTCGCCTGTCACTTGTGTTGAGATGCCGGGGAGACTTCCAGGCGAGTGACTTCCTCTCGGCTCTgagacattgtttcattgagcgtcggaaccccaacccggtcagggcgcctcttactaccgaatgtccattggtcagccgatcggccttatccatttcttccaagtccggtcggctcacccttctccggcgggctacttggccatttgacctccacgtggcgttgacccctcgttaggggtgttggtgcaatcgacctaggttttgatgtgtgtcaaagagtttaagttagactttcatatgtatttgatatgtgtttgagtcatgcaggacttggtggaacacataaggACTTCGTGTGACTaagttcgggaagctcatccaagggctcggatcgttgagtcggtgaaggatggtgtggaagacatccgagggaccgcgcggacgatgagcaatggagtggagccgaaggaagtggacttcaaggcagcgtgaaggatggcacggagaggagccgcgggctcgggtgcatctgagggacgaaggccgaggaagaggacttcaaaggcgactccggaaaggatgagagg contains:
- the LOC122023031 gene encoding glyceraldehyde-3-phosphate dehydrogenase 2, cytosolic-like; its protein translation is MAKIKIGINGFGRIGRLVARVALQSEDVELVAVNDPFITTDYMTYMFKYDTVHGQWKHHEIKVKDSKTLLLGEKEVTVFGIRNPEEIPWGETGADFVVESTGVFTDKDKAAAHLKVVDDTICQVAL